One window from the genome of Parasteatoda tepidariorum isolate YZ-2023 chromosome 8, CAS_Ptep_4.0, whole genome shotgun sequence encodes:
- the LOC139424842 gene encoding uncharacterized protein PF3D7_1120000-like, protein MKVFVLLFLAACAAASPLFQEDEFALQDEKIFVEEAEIQQLEFNLKDLFRKLKKELLKGIDKEALKAKIEKIFGKGSEMTNALEELINKKGAEYKQKLLDLIDRFLGKEEQFAEQHSLGEYWQKIKDYFKDLKIDLQEKYLKFGEWVKKFAKETLDKGKGKMDNIKQIANEFLKHTKDVSKEVAVEALEFLRPYKEDLGSLYDQVKETVKDILKRKD, encoded by the exons ATGAAGGTGTTTGTACTTCTCTTCCTCGCTGCATGCGCAGCTGCATCCCCTCTCTTCCAAGAAG ATGAGTTTGCACTGCAAGACGAAAAGATCTTTGTTGAAGAAGCAGAGATCCAACAACTTGAATTCAACCTCAAGGATCTTTTCAGAAAGCTGAAGAAAGAg CTTTTGAAGGGAATTGACAAAGAGGCTTTGAAGGCCAagattgagaaaatttttggaaaaggaAGTGAA ATGACCAATGCTTTGGAAGAGCTCATTAACAAAAAAGGAGCAGAATACAAACAGAAATTGTTGGACTTGATTGACCGATTCTTGGGAAAAGAAGAGCAATTTGCTGAGCAACACTCCCTCGGAGAGTACTGGCAAAAGATCAAGGATTACTTCAAGGATCTTAAAATTGACCTCCAAGAAAAGTACCTGAAGTTCGGAGAATGGGTAAAGAAATTCGCCAAAGAAACTCTTGACAAAGGAAAGGGCAAAATGGACAACATCAAGCAAATCGCCAATgaa ttccTTAAGCACACCAAGGACGTCAGCAAAGAAGTTGCTGTTGAAGCTTTGGAGTTCTTGAGACCCTACAAGGAGGATTTGGGCAGCTTGTACGATCAAGTTAAGGAGACAGTCAAGGATATCCTCAAGAGAAAAGATTAA